A window of the Bdellovibrio sp. ZAP7 genome harbors these coding sequences:
- a CDS encoding response regulator, with protein sequence MKKNDLLELEIRKVDLLLGQSFTAMVAVLTTAYFYTFVAWDTVSHKFIIGWFLTINIYAALSLGIVPFWNEAKDKIQSIEQLNIWKRAKYCLLSVSGLSWGAMGFMAPWTGTTVQNLTAMLIAVMTAGGMILYVSNRTAMLCVVGPTIVGWALGYVVSGQPHTYLVGTIMLIYLALVIVLGRSLNRSILTLFSVDKILLRSEERVRMAMASSEAMTWDWDIQEDMIYREGNLQLLPEQALLKDILRSNFHENRELDFEFLLASENGGARSLAFRGKIERCEAGNVLRTSGIVWDVTIKRNQDFLRRERDLHEAANEAKSVLLANASHEIRTPLAAILGFSEAMLANPNLDEAAYKDIHAIQRQGKFMTSLVNDLLDLSKIESKKLFLQNAPMSPVQEIEDSVSVIRTVINARHRLTLKYMTLLPDEIQMDSVRFRQVLINLLSNAVKFTPQGEIQVLVSFGMDTENQGTLRIRVTDSGIGMNVQTQMNLFQPFMRGESREVQKVVGSGLGLALSQRLARLSGGDLCLIESVEGKGSIFEYSISVGSVTPLKLVEAHHANRMVLERNLPQNKNSEYLKDRRILVVDDSEDLRNLMHRYLLRHGAMVDICDSGAGAVSYALKAEGYDLILMDIKMPGMSGHEAAKELRARGYIKPIVALTAQASSEGQRECLNSGFDGYLSKPIDMSMLEEVLAKTLLARV encoded by the coding sequence ATGAAAAAAAATGATCTGCTCGAACTAGAAATTCGCAAAGTGGACCTGTTGTTGGGTCAAAGCTTTACTGCCATGGTGGCAGTTTTGACGACCGCCTATTTTTATACGTTTGTGGCATGGGATACGGTCTCCCACAAGTTCATCATCGGCTGGTTTTTAACGATTAATATTTATGCAGCCCTGAGCCTGGGCATTGTGCCCTTCTGGAATGAAGCCAAAGATAAAATACAAAGCATTGAACAACTGAACATTTGGAAAAGAGCCAAGTACTGTCTGCTTTCCGTTTCGGGACTGAGTTGGGGAGCCATGGGATTTATGGCACCGTGGACGGGGACCACTGTTCAGAATTTAACGGCGATGTTGATTGCGGTTATGACCGCGGGCGGGATGATACTTTACGTGTCCAACCGTACGGCAATGCTGTGTGTGGTAGGACCGACAATTGTGGGTTGGGCTTTGGGTTATGTCGTTTCGGGTCAGCCTCATACGTACTTGGTTGGTACGATCATGTTGATCTATCTGGCGTTGGTGATTGTTCTGGGGCGCTCTTTGAATCGTTCCATCCTGACTTTGTTCAGCGTCGATAAAATTTTACTGCGCAGTGAAGAGCGCGTGCGCATGGCCATGGCTTCTTCGGAAGCGATGACTTGGGACTGGGATATCCAGGAAGACATGATTTACCGCGAGGGCAATCTGCAGCTTTTACCAGAACAGGCTTTGTTAAAAGATATTCTACGCTCTAATTTTCATGAAAATCGTGAATTGGATTTTGAATTTTTGCTGGCGAGTGAAAACGGCGGAGCACGCTCGTTGGCATTTCGTGGAAAAATCGAACGCTGTGAGGCCGGCAATGTATTGCGTACATCAGGTATTGTCTGGGATGTAACGATCAAGCGTAATCAAGACTTCCTTCGTCGTGAAAGAGATCTCCACGAAGCAGCCAACGAGGCAAAATCAGTTTTGTTGGCCAACGCCAGCCACGAGATTCGTACTCCGCTCGCAGCCATTTTGGGGTTTTCAGAAGCTATGCTGGCTAATCCGAATTTGGATGAGGCCGCTTACAAAGACATTCATGCTATCCAAAGGCAGGGTAAGTTCATGACGTCCCTGGTGAATGATCTTTTAGATTTATCGAAAATTGAAAGTAAAAAGCTGTTCCTGCAGAATGCCCCGATGAGTCCGGTTCAGGAAATCGAGGATTCGGTTTCGGTGATTCGCACCGTGATCAATGCCCGACATCGACTGACCTTGAAGTACATGACCTTGCTGCCAGATGAAATTCAAATGGATTCGGTTCGCTTCCGTCAGGTGTTAATCAATCTTCTTTCCAATGCGGTGAAGTTCACTCCGCAGGGAGAAATTCAAGTTCTGGTTTCTTTTGGAATGGATACCGAAAATCAAGGCACATTAAGAATTCGTGTCACTGATTCTGGTATCGGTATGAATGTGCAGACGCAGATGAATCTGTTCCAACCATTCATGCGAGGGGAAAGTCGCGAAGTTCAAAAAGTCGTGGGCTCAGGCTTGGGTCTTGCGTTGTCTCAACGTCTGGCGCGCCTGTCAGGTGGGGATTTGTGTTTGATTGAGTCGGTTGAAGGCAAGGGCAGTATCTTTGAATACTCCATCAGTGTTGGATCTGTGACGCCATTAAAGTTGGTAGAAGCTCACCATGCCAATCGCATGGTTCTGGAGCGTAATTTGCCGCAGAATAAAAATTCTGAATATCTGAAGGACCGCCGTATTTTAGTGGTGGATGATTCCGAAGATCTGCGCAATCTGATGCATCGTTATTTGCTTCGTCACGGGGCCATGGTGGATATCTGTGACAGTGGTGCCGGGGCTGTTTCTTACGCCCTGAAAGCGGAAGGCTATGATTTGATTTTGATGGATATTAAAATGCCTGGAATGTCAGGTCATGAGGCTGCGAAAGAGTTGCGGGCCCGCGGTTATATAAAACCTATCGTAGCGCTTACAGCCCAAGCGAGCTCTGAAGGACAAAGAGAATGTCTGAATTCAGGTTTTGATGGGTATTTGAGTAAGCCGATTGATATGTCGATGCTGGAAGAAGTGCTTGCTAAAACACTTCTGGCCCGCGTTTAG
- a CDS encoding chemotaxis response regulator protein-glutamate methylesterase, with product MGQKIKVLIVDDSAVIRKLLEKIFSSAPDIEVVGTASDPYIARDKLVQLKPDVMTLDVEMPRMDGISFLEKVMQHFPTRTVIFSSLAKTGSETYLRALEAGAIEIMEKPSIDVSQTLEVLGREIIEKVRVVARARIQSRTKVATPTTPVKKVDRTSLARTTHQMIAVASSTGGTEALKVFLSGMPANIPGTVVVQHMPPGFTKSFADNLNAMFPFEVKEAQEGDQVVPGRVLIAPGNFHMEITRSGAFYYIKLHQNAPMHSVRPAADYLMKSVAKYAGKNAMGVVLTGMGKDGAEGLLEMKNAGAFTVAQNEETCVVYGMPAAAVALGAADKIMALDKIAGELLKQLDLREAA from the coding sequence ATGGGTCAAAAAATCAAAGTTCTCATCGTTGATGACTCCGCAGTGATTCGTAAGTTGCTAGAGAAAATTTTCTCTTCGGCACCGGATATCGAAGTGGTTGGTACAGCTTCTGATCCTTACATTGCTCGTGATAAATTGGTGCAACTAAAACCTGATGTTATGACTTTGGATGTGGAGATGCCTCGTATGGACGGCATCAGCTTCCTGGAAAAAGTCATGCAGCACTTTCCAACCCGAACAGTTATCTTTTCGAGTCTGGCAAAAACAGGTTCGGAAACTTATCTTCGTGCTCTTGAGGCCGGTGCTATTGAAATCATGGAAAAACCTTCCATCGACGTTTCGCAAACTCTTGAAGTTCTGGGGCGCGAAATTATTGAAAAGGTTCGCGTGGTCGCCCGCGCTCGCATCCAATCTAGAACGAAAGTGGCAACACCGACAACTCCTGTAAAAAAGGTGGATCGTACGTCGCTCGCGCGTACAACCCATCAAATGATTGCAGTCGCATCAAGCACAGGCGGTACGGAGGCTTTAAAAGTTTTCCTTTCCGGCATGCCGGCGAATATCCCTGGAACAGTGGTGGTTCAGCATATGCCTCCAGGTTTTACGAAGTCTTTCGCAGATAATTTAAACGCTATGTTTCCGTTTGAAGTAAAAGAAGCTCAAGAAGGTGACCAGGTTGTTCCAGGTCGTGTCTTGATTGCTCCGGGTAATTTCCACATGGAAATCACTCGTAGTGGTGCTTTTTACTATATCAAGCTTCATCAGAATGCTCCTATGCACAGCGTGCGCCCTGCAGCTGATTACTTAATGAAATCGGTCGCAAAATACGCAGGTAAAAATGCGATGGGTGTCGTACTAACGGGTATGGGTAAAGACGGCGCTGAAGGTCTTTTGGAGATGAAAAATGCCGGAGCCTTTACAGTCGCGCAGAACGAAGAAACCTGTGTGGTGTATGGAATGCCAGCCGCGGCTGTGGCATTGGGAGCTGCAGATAAGATAATGGCCCTGGATAAAATTGCAGGAGAATTATTAAAGCAGCTTGATTTAAGAGAAGCCGCTTAA
- a CDS encoding protein-glutamate O-methyltransferase CheR has protein sequence MSALKKTEAVSALYEFEDIQLTEKMFAKFAKHMYDLAGVDLPFSPKNHALIRNRIVKLLRRHGLKSYEQYWDMIEHGNHEITSEFISALTTNMTSFYREGNHFDFLAQQLPELYKKFGADIRMWCAAASTGQEPYTIAMTAHEVMQQIPGMKARLLATDIDLQVLKKGSIGAYEDREMQGLPPAQRLKYFEKVKKNETEYWRAKDNIHDMVRFAQFNLMSPKYEFQHKFHVIFCRNVLIYFDEETTKKVIDSLTSCLAPGGYLILGHSESGNIKHTHLKPLSRAVYQKL, from the coding sequence ATGAGTGCACTAAAAAAGACTGAAGCCGTAAGCGCTCTGTATGAGTTTGAAGATATTCAGCTCACCGAGAAGATGTTCGCAAAGTTCGCCAAGCACATGTATGACCTGGCGGGCGTGGATTTGCCATTTTCCCCTAAGAATCATGCGCTGATCCGTAACCGTATAGTGAAGCTTTTGCGCCGTCATGGCTTGAAATCTTACGAGCAGTATTGGGACATGATTGAACACGGAAATCATGAAATCACTTCGGAGTTCATCTCTGCTTTGACAACAAACATGACGTCTTTTTACCGAGAAGGAAATCACTTTGATTTCCTTGCGCAACAACTTCCAGAACTTTATAAAAAATTTGGCGCTGACATTCGTATGTGGTGTGCAGCTGCAAGTACGGGGCAAGAGCCCTATACGATTGCTATGACTGCTCACGAAGTGATGCAACAGATTCCCGGTATGAAGGCACGCTTGCTTGCGACGGATATCGATTTGCAAGTTTTGAAAAAAGGCTCCATCGGTGCCTATGAAGATCGCGAAATGCAGGGCCTGCCTCCGGCTCAGCGTCTAAAGTACTTTGAAAAAGTTAAAAAGAATGAAACTGAATATTGGAGAGCGAAAGACAATATTCACGACATGGTTCGCTTTGCGCAATTCAATTTGATGAGTCCTAAGTATGAATTTCAGCACAAGTTCCATGTGATTTTTTGTCGTAACGTTTTGATATATTTCGACGAAGAGACGACGAAAAAAGTAATCGACAGCCTGACTTCGTGTCTGGCACCGGGTGGCTACCTGATTTTGGGACATTCCGAATCAGGAAATATTAAACACACTCATTTGAAACCGCTATCACGCGCAGTTTATCAAAAGCTGTAA
- a CDS encoding chemotaxis protein CheA: MSGDNAFFEELQMDFLNESLFMFEQYDESMMKLENSDDPAKDLTDIFRVAHSVKGGAAAVGLSDLAKFAHVAEDLLDLLRSKPELVNSNVISLLLQAGDELKNRISSLQQGQGGPWDPSELVKQLVAVTESLSGKKSSHTKAAEAAAAAAAPAPVAAATADEPKMSVPDDFFEHVDAAAANCPVPEAKPNMETSDDVVNHDLLAELLAQLSPEDQAEFHAKEAAEAAEKELIREIENAAIEIPVEASTPEVAAVEASPVVAAGPAVSPAATASPEPVAEAPKLKVVSEAKPAASENGGGGGGNKTPAKNANSTIKVDTGRVDSVLDAVGELVVLKNQLVHDETVRSGENLRLEAIVDQLDKAVRELYEKTLSIRMTPLKSMFIKIQRIVRDVSLTLDKPVDLQLIGEETEVERTVFELLGDPLVHLVRNSMDHGVEKREVRQERGKPVTAKVTVSAKQNGGNVVIEIIDDGGGINREKVLAKAIEKGFVPKGQDPATIPDEQVFQYIFYPGFSTADKISDLSGRGVGLDVVKSNLDKINGKINIMSKSGVGTTFRLTIPLSTAITDGIIVALDGSRYILPIHSIREIVRVQPKDYTSISNAGKVANIRGLLLPVIDVSHTLGSLNSQFGTKETVVKDTLSARREETMLVIIESVTGQMAFPVDDVLGQAQVVVKPIVTGFDIPEIAGAAILGDGRTVLILEPGSLLQSVSKGSGMAAAA, encoded by the coding sequence ATGAGCGGCGATAATGCATTCTTTGAAGAACTGCAGATGGATTTCCTTAACGAGTCCTTGTTCATGTTCGAGCAATACGACGAATCGATGATGAAACTAGAAAACAGTGATGATCCTGCGAAAGATCTGACAGATATTTTCCGTGTGGCCCATTCAGTAAAAGGTGGAGCAGCAGCGGTAGGATTGTCAGATCTTGCGAAATTCGCGCACGTTGCGGAAGATCTTTTGGATCTTCTTCGTTCCAAGCCAGAGCTGGTGAACTCGAATGTTATCTCTTTGCTTTTGCAAGCAGGTGACGAGTTGAAAAATCGCATCTCTTCTTTGCAGCAAGGTCAAGGTGGTCCATGGGATCCATCTGAACTGGTGAAACAACTTGTGGCTGTGACGGAAAGTCTTTCCGGCAAAAAATCTTCTCATACGAAAGCAGCTGAGGCCGCGGCCGCTGCGGCAGCTCCAGCTCCGGTGGCAGCAGCAACAGCTGATGAACCAAAAATGTCTGTGCCTGATGACTTCTTCGAGCATGTGGATGCGGCGGCAGCGAATTGTCCCGTGCCAGAAGCAAAACCCAACATGGAAACTTCTGACGATGTCGTGAACCACGATCTTTTGGCAGAGTTGCTCGCACAATTGTCTCCAGAAGACCAAGCCGAGTTTCATGCGAAAGAAGCAGCAGAAGCCGCCGAAAAAGAATTGATCCGTGAAATTGAAAATGCAGCAATTGAAATTCCTGTGGAAGCTTCCACTCCAGAAGTGGCAGCTGTGGAAGCATCTCCAGTTGTGGCAGCGGGCCCTGCGGTTTCTCCTGCTGCAACGGCTTCTCCAGAGCCAGTGGCAGAAGCTCCGAAATTGAAAGTGGTTTCTGAGGCAAAACCAGCTGCATCAGAAAACGGTGGCGGCGGCGGGGGTAATAAAACTCCTGCAAAAAATGCCAACAGCACGATCAAAGTGGATACAGGGCGTGTTGATTCCGTGTTGGATGCTGTGGGTGAGTTGGTTGTATTGAAGAATCAGTTGGTACACGACGAAACTGTTCGCAGTGGTGAAAATCTTCGTCTAGAAGCGATCGTTGACCAGCTGGACAAAGCTGTGCGTGAACTTTATGAAAAAACATTAAGCATCCGCATGACGCCTCTGAAATCCATGTTCATTAAAATCCAACGTATCGTGCGTGACGTATCTTTGACTCTGGATAAACCTGTTGATTTGCAATTGATCGGTGAGGAGACAGAGGTTGAAAGAACGGTTTTTGAACTCTTGGGTGACCCTTTGGTTCACTTGGTCAGAAACTCCATGGACCACGGTGTGGAAAAACGTGAAGTACGTCAAGAGCGCGGTAAGCCTGTGACTGCAAAAGTAACGGTTTCTGCAAAACAAAACGGTGGTAACGTCGTTATCGAGATCATCGATGATGGTGGTGGTATCAACCGTGAGAAGGTTTTGGCGAAAGCCATTGAAAAAGGTTTCGTTCCGAAGGGCCAAGACCCGGCAACTATTCCGGATGAACAAGTTTTCCAATATATTTTCTATCCTGGTTTCTCGACGGCTGACAAAATTTCGGACCTTTCTGGTCGTGGTGTTGGTTTGGACGTGGTGAAATCAAATCTGGATAAGATCAACGGTAAGATTAACATCATGTCTAAATCAGGCGTGGGTACGACATTCCGTTTGACGATTCCTCTTAGTACGGCGATCACTGACGGTATCATCGTGGCCTTGGACGGTTCTCGTTACATCCTTCCGATCCACTCGATCCGCGAGATCGTGCGTGTCCAGCCGAAGGATTACACAAGTATTTCTAACGCTGGCAAAGTGGCCAACATTCGTGGCTTGTTGCTTCCAGTGATCGATGTGTCCCACACGTTGGGTTCTTTGAACAGCCAGTTTGGCACCAAAGAGACTGTGGTGAAAGATACGTTGAGCGCGCGTCGTGAAGAGACGATGCTGGTGATCATCGAGTCTGTGACCGGTCAAATGGCCTTCCCAGTGGATGATGTCTTGGGTCAGGCGCAAGTGGTGGTGAAACCAATCGTGACGGGCTTTGATATTCCTGAGATCGCAGGTGCTGCGATTCTGGGTGATGGTCGTACCGTACTAATTTTGGAACCAGGTTCATTGTTGCAGTCCGTTTCTAAGGGATCAGGAATGGCGGCAGCAGCATGA
- a CDS encoding chemotaxis protein CheW → MSTKAKAGQYLTFQLMSEQYGVAIETVREINQFGEITPVPRTPEYVKGVMNLRGKIIPVVNLRVKFGMDAQDKTRDTCIIVIDTEIGQVGMIVDSVKEVVDLQDNQIEPSPVLGNQSSMHFVRGMGKVDNRVVILVDIVAAFSSDQMGQMAQFSEAA, encoded by the coding sequence ATGTCTACAAAAGCAAAAGCTGGTCAGTATCTGACTTTCCAATTGATGTCAGAGCAATATGGTGTCGCGATTGAAACAGTTCGCGAAATCAACCAGTTTGGTGAAATCACTCCGGTTCCACGCACGCCTGAATACGTTAAGGGTGTCATGAATTTGCGTGGAAAAATCATTCCAGTTGTTAATCTTCGCGTAAAATTCGGAATGGATGCTCAAGATAAAACTCGCGATACTTGCATCATCGTGATCGACACTGAAATCGGTCAAGTTGGCATGATCGTGGATTCAGTAAAAGAAGTTGTGGATCTTCAGGACAACCAAATCGAACCGTCACCGGTTCTTGGCAACCAAAGCTCTATGCACTTCGTTCGCGGTATGGGTAAAGTTGATAACAGAGTTGTTATCCTTGTTGATATCGTGGCTGCATTCTCTTCAGATCAAATGGGCCAAATGGCTCAGTTCTCTGAAGCTGCTTAA
- the gloA gene encoding lactoylglutathione lyase gives MAENIPGLCANPDGETKKYVFNHTMLRVKDPKASLDFYTRILGMKLVRKLDFAEWKFSLFFLAYVPEGTNVPTENEANAKYTFGREAVLELTHNWGTEDQETTPYHNGNTEPRGFGHICVTVPDIKAACERFDKLNVTYQKRLGEGGMKNIAFIKDPDNYWIEIVQAGLL, from the coding sequence ATGGCGGAAAATATTCCGGGTTTGTGCGCGAACCCCGATGGCGAGACGAAAAAATACGTATTCAATCACACCATGCTTCGTGTGAAAGATCCTAAAGCTTCGTTGGATTTTTACACTCGCATCTTGGGTATGAAGTTGGTGCGCAAACTTGATTTCGCGGAATGGAAGTTTTCGTTGTTCTTTTTGGCTTATGTTCCTGAAGGCACAAATGTTCCGACGGAAAACGAAGCGAATGCCAAATACACTTTTGGTCGTGAAGCGGTTTTAGAGCTGACTCATAACTGGGGCACAGAAGACCAAGAAACGACGCCTTACCACAACGGCAACACAGAGCCTCGTGGCTTTGGTCATATCTGCGTGACCGTTCCTGATATCAAAGCTGCGTGCGAACGGTTTGATAAATTAAATGTGACGTATCAGAAACGTTTAGGGGAGGGCGGAATGAAGAATATCGCCTTCATCAAAGATCCCGACAACTATTGGATCGAGATTGTTCAGGCGGGTTTGCTTTAG
- a CDS encoding transketolase C-terminal domain-containing protein produces the protein MTEPIQIKSKLAGNPTQEPQFKSFVKSKDGRSIPVADPRSTRALVSLMDMNAVLGGAASHYGGPAAFAELMSAMHGLVFDQAQKENKPWYDLFHVVNDAGHCENGLYALKANYQTAGLNLNSLKKFRSIESGLTGHGEVHCFPEGVFVSNGPLGSALPQTQGLAMGEALSGKNRVTITAISDGASMEGEAREAFAAIPGLAAHGKMGPFVMVISDNNTKLSGRIDNESFSMSHTFASLKTLGWDVISLPEGNDLQKCYDAIATAVEKAKANPKVPVAIHAKTVKGIGTKKTAESASGAHGFPLKSPSELPAFLSEIYNGEALPAVFNTWIEELNKWEAEIKANAVKDSGEKIQNGVSSALIRARKAGYPVLSVTSDLPGSTGVAGFRKEFPADSFDVGVAESNMVSAAAGLSKLGYIPVVDTFAQFGVTKGALPITMGALSEAPVIAVFSHTGFQDAADGASHQALSYMAMVSSIPHVDVYSLSCSEEADSIVYSVIEKFANDRKAGKVPNSAVFFLGRENFPKTYVAGTKYDLNKAQVLADTTAGKAKSVTIATTGSLVLQALEASKTLEAQGIGSVVVNVVKVNHPDVETVKAALVKTGGRLVTVEDHQLIGGFGQMLCHSLLQAQVDFKVKSLGVHGEFGQSSYTALDLYKKHKIDASAIVAAAK, from the coding sequence ATGACTGAACCTATTCAAATCAAATCAAAATTGGCTGGCAACCCGACTCAAGAACCTCAATTCAAAAGCTTTGTTAAAAGCAAAGACGGCAGATCCATTCCGGTGGCTGATCCTCGCTCGACGCGTGCGCTTGTGTCCTTGATGGACATGAATGCAGTGCTTGGCGGCGCGGCTTCGCACTACGGCGGTCCTGCAGCTTTTGCAGAGTTGATGTCCGCAATGCATGGTCTTGTTTTTGATCAAGCTCAAAAAGAAAACAAGCCTTGGTATGATTTGTTCCACGTTGTGAACGACGCTGGTCACTGTGAAAACGGTTTGTATGCTTTGAAAGCAAACTACCAAACAGCCGGTCTTAATTTGAACAGCCTAAAAAAATTCCGTTCGATCGAATCGGGTCTTACTGGTCACGGTGAAGTTCACTGTTTCCCTGAAGGTGTTTTCGTTTCTAACGGTCCTTTGGGTTCTGCTCTTCCACAAACTCAAGGTTTGGCGATGGGTGAGGCATTGTCTGGTAAAAACCGCGTAACGATCACAGCGATCTCTGACGGTGCCAGTATGGAAGGTGAAGCACGCGAAGCTTTCGCGGCGATTCCGGGGCTTGCAGCTCATGGTAAGATGGGGCCATTCGTGATGGTTATCAGCGATAACAACACGAAACTTTCGGGTCGTATTGATAATGAATCTTTCTCGATGTCTCATACATTTGCTTCTTTGAAAACTTTGGGCTGGGATGTGATCTCGTTGCCTGAAGGCAATGACTTGCAAAAGTGCTACGATGCAATTGCAACAGCTGTTGAAAAAGCCAAAGCAAATCCTAAGGTTCCAGTCGCAATCCACGCGAAAACCGTAAAAGGTATCGGAACTAAGAAAACGGCTGAATCTGCTTCAGGTGCTCACGGTTTCCCATTGAAGAGCCCTTCTGAACTTCCGGCCTTCTTGTCTGAAATCTACAATGGCGAAGCCTTGCCGGCTGTATTCAACACTTGGATCGAAGAATTGAACAAGTGGGAAGCAGAGATCAAAGCAAACGCAGTTAAAGACTCTGGCGAAAAAATCCAAAATGGTGTTTCTTCCGCTTTGATCCGTGCTCGTAAAGCGGGTTACCCAGTTTTGAGCGTGACTTCGGATCTTCCAGGTTCCACAGGTGTTGCTGGCTTCAGAAAAGAATTCCCAGCAGATTCTTTCGATGTGGGTGTGGCTGAATCCAATATGGTTTCTGCAGCGGCAGGTCTTTCTAAATTGGGTTACATCCCAGTTGTCGATACATTCGCTCAGTTCGGTGTAACGAAAGGTGCTTTGCCAATCACTATGGGCGCTTTGTCTGAAGCTCCAGTGATTGCAGTCTTCTCTCACACGGGTTTCCAAGATGCTGCTGACGGTGCATCTCACCAAGCTTTGTCTTACATGGCGATGGTTTCTTCGATTCCTCACGTGGATGTTTACTCTTTGTCTTGCAGCGAAGAAGCAGACAGCATCGTTTACTCTGTAATCGAAAAATTTGCCAATGATCGCAAAGCTGGCAAAGTTCCAAATAGCGCCGTGTTCTTCTTGGGCCGTGAAAACTTCCCTAAAACATATGTTGCTGGAACTAAGTACGATTTGAACAAAGCACAAGTATTGGCTGACACAACAGCTGGTAAAGCGAAGTCTGTGACAATCGCCACAACGGGTTCTTTGGTTCTTCAAGCTTTGGAGGCTTCTAAAACTTTGGAAGCGCAAGGTATCGGTTCTGTGGTTGTGAACGTGGTGAAAGTAAATCACCCCGATGTCGAAACTGTGAAAGCAGCTTTGGTAAAAACAGGCGGTCGCTTGGTGACTGTAGAAGATCACCAGTTGATCGGTGGTTTCGGGCAAATGCTTTGCCACTCATTGTTGCAGGCGCAAGTTGATTTCAAAGTGAAGTCTTTGGGCGTACACGGTGAATTCGGCCAAAGCTCATACACAGCTCTTGATTTGTACAAGAAGCACAAAATCGACGCTTCAGCCATCGTCGCAGCAGCCAAGTAA
- the add gene encoding adenosine deaminase, whose product MQKLYAHNIRDLLKVELHRHLDCSVRWSTLVELAPQVGITLAPTSQQQKEQFLITEPMNDLGSVLNKFLNAQKVLASEEILSRIAFEACEDAYNDGIRLLELRYAPTFIAEGHSSLTFEKIHQALHNGVKLAQKKFAIAVGLICIVQRVKPFAVAEKVVDFAIDHKDSFVALDLADNEEGFDPKVFAPLFQKAKKAGLHITIHSGETPNDQAASWVKDSVEILGAERIGHGIQIVRNPEVLNFIRDRKIPLEVCPISNYLTQSFKTYEEHPIRQLLNAGVLVTINSDDPGVFATNLSDDYEVLHRVHSFTTEDFKRCNQIAFEASFIPKAEKEKFRKDFF is encoded by the coding sequence ATGCAAAAGCTATATGCACACAACATTCGCGATCTTTTAAAAGTAGAGCTTCACCGACACTTGGACTGCTCAGTGCGTTGGAGCACCTTGGTCGAATTAGCACCTCAAGTTGGCATCACTCTGGCGCCTACTTCACAGCAACAAAAAGAGCAGTTTTTAATTACAGAGCCCATGAATGATCTGGGAAGTGTGCTGAATAAATTCCTGAATGCTCAAAAAGTTCTGGCGAGCGAAGAAATCCTCTCGCGTATTGCTTTTGAAGCCTGCGAAGATGCTTACAACGACGGCATTCGCCTGCTGGAACTGCGTTACGCGCCCACTTTTATCGCAGAAGGCCACAGTTCTCTGACTTTTGAAAAGATCCATCAGGCTTTGCACAACGGCGTAAAGCTGGCGCAAAAGAAATTTGCCATCGCTGTCGGACTTATCTGCATCGTGCAACGAGTAAAACCATTCGCGGTTGCGGAAAAAGTTGTGGATTTCGCTATAGACCACAAAGACAGCTTTGTCGCTCTGGACTTGGCTGACAACGAAGAGGGTTTTGATCCTAAAGTATTTGCCCCACTTTTTCAAAAAGCAAAAAAGGCTGGCCTGCATATCACCATTCACTCAGGCGAAACACCGAACGATCAAGCCGCCAGCTGGGTAAAAGACTCTGTCGAAATCCTGGGAGCAGAACGAATCGGCCATGGTATTCAAATCGTGCGCAATCCTGAAGTTTTAAATTTCATCCGTGATCGCAAAATTCCATTGGAAGTTTGTCCGATCAGTAACTATCTGACTCAATCATTTAAAACCTATGAAGAGCATCCAATCCGTCAGCTTTTAAATGCGGGAGTTTTGGTGACGATAAATTCAGACGATCCGGGAGTCTTTGCGACGAACTTAAGTGACGACTATGAAGTTCTACATCGCGTGCATTCCTTCACGACGGAAGATTTCAAACGCTGCAATCAGATTGCCTTCGAGGCAAGCTTCATTCCAAAAGCGGAAAAAGAGAAATTCAGAAAGGATTTTTTCTAA
- a CDS encoding DUF6624 domain-containing protein, protein MATDWKSIGEEIQHMMREDTAVREVLASTGELFQGYAPAMEKVHLKHAQHLKTLIDEHGFPTISKVGKDAAIDAMRLILHAISWPEFMRSMEAVTVNLAKTGEVPKDYVARLMDRIRFYEGRKQIYGTNADWDDNGIMRITDVEDESKLNARRAEMDLPPLESLVITPLDGDFHPADPKKRHEEYVAWTLKVGWRTVAMP, encoded by the coding sequence ATGGCAACTGATTGGAAATCGATTGGCGAAGAGATTCAGCACATGATGAGAGAGGACACCGCGGTTCGCGAAGTTCTGGCATCCACGGGAGAACTTTTTCAAGGCTATGCCCCCGCGATGGAAAAAGTTCACCTGAAGCATGCACAACATTTGAAAACACTGATTGATGAACACGGTTTCCCCACGATATCTAAAGTAGGCAAAGATGCTGCGATTGATGCCATGAGATTGATTTTACATGCGATCAGCTGGCCTGAATTCATGCGCTCGATGGAGGCGGTCACAGTGAATTTAGCCAAGACTGGCGAAGTTCCAAAAGATTATGTCGCAAGGCTCATGGACCGCATTCGTTTCTATGAGGGACGCAAACAAATCTATGGAACCAACGCGGACTGGGACGATAATGGAATTATGCGCATCACCGATGTGGAAGATGAAAGTAAATTGAATGCACGCCGCGCCGAAATGGATTTACCACCTTTGGAAAGCCTGGTGATCACTCCGTTGGATGGCGATTTTCATCCAGCCGATCCCAAGAAGCGTCACGAAGAATATGTAGCATGGACTCTAAAAGTAGGATGGCGTACAGTCGCTATGCCCTAG